The following is a genomic window from Pseudophryne corroboree isolate aPseCor3 chromosome 3, aPseCor3.hap2, whole genome shotgun sequence.
atggtagagttgcaTAAAAGGGTCAAATATTTGCGGTAAACCAACAACAGGATAAAACAGGGGGGAACGAACTGTATATACACGGCCTGGGGAtatacatcaacaggatgtaaaactctgtaatagataaatgaagaattttttttaaaaaaaatccaatgtCAATTTACACGATAATGCAAATgttgtcagtatactcacaggcaactgcaaaaaatttttggatcaatgtccgccgggaatcctctccttcgtccatacccaccggtagagcagaagaacggttcccgcgtagGAAAGCActacgacgaagagtcaccggcaaacggtttgcgacacatatgttgtgtaaaatacaacatgcatttaccatgccgcaaaccttcgacggtgagtacaaaagagcaccgccggaagtgtctaaacatcgaaaccggcttttaagtacaccgaaggcacgctcaattattcccctcgatgcaatgtgtttctcttggtaacgtttttctgctctaccaacaggattagacaatggggtcaacagccacggtttgtttggataacccgcatcgcctatagaaaatataaaaaaaatgttaggtacttgtaaaaaataataaaaaaaataataataaaataataaaaaaattaaaatacatacctaacagccagccaccaggcatgtttcctgtttcgaacttgtcaaactggcttaggatgaaggagtcgtgagatgatccaggaaatcccacaaaaatgttcaaaaatctcatgtttacatcacagaccgcctgcacgttcagggaatggaactgttttcggttccgaaaacattcctctgaattccgtggcggtctgatctgcacgtgggtacagtcaatc
Proteins encoded in this region:
- the LOC135056080 gene encoding putative nuclease HARBI1; this translates as MWLNNQYRTRRALEDLSEFEVIQNYRLSTRDIYSLYALLEADLEPRARSNRAISGFQKLLGTLHFLASGTFQPTLSQTCGFSQSTLSRCITQVIRAFRKLTIQYITFPETDSECREIKLGFFNKYKFPNVLGAIDCTHVQIRPPRNSEECFRNRKQFHSLNVQAVCDVNMRFLNIFVGFPGSSHDSFILSQFDKFETGNMPGGWLLGDAGYPNKPWLLTPLSNPVGRAEKRYQEKHIASRGIIERAFGVLKSRFRCLDTSGGALLYSPSKVCGMVNACCILHNICVANRLPVTLRRSAFLRGNRSSALPVGMDEGEDSRRTLIQKFFAVA